The Bos indicus isolate NIAB-ARS_2022 breed Sahiwal x Tharparkar chromosome X, NIAB-ARS_B.indTharparkar_mat_pri_1.0, whole genome shotgun sequence genome has a window encoding:
- the HDAC6 gene encoding histone deacetylase 6 isoform X3 has product MTSTGQDSTTPKERRSRHNPHSPTHDSSITSKRGVKKSAILRSSPSLAEVKKKGRMKKLSQTAEQDLIMGLQGLNLNLESRTLSGTGLVFDEQLNEFHCLWDDSFPERPERLHAIKEQLIQEGLLDRCVSFQARFAEKEELMLVHSLEYIDLMETTQYMNEEELHVLADTYDSVYLHPNSYTCACLASGSVLRLVDAVLEAEIRNGMAIIRPPGHHAQHSLMDGYCMFNHVAVAARYAQQKHDIQRVLIVDWDVHHGQGIQFAFDQDPSVLYFSIHRYEQGRFWPHLKASNWSTTGLGQGQGYTINVPWNQVGMQDADYIAAFLHVLLPVAFEFQPQLVLVAAGFDALQGDPKGEMAATPAGFAQLTHLLMGLAEGKLILSLEGGYNLHSLAEGVSATLHTLLGDPCPVLESPGAPCPSAQASLSCTLEALEPFWESLVRSVESLEEKDTVEKDDVEEKEEERLPQSPELSVPIWPVVQARTGLVYDQQMMDHHNLWDNYHPEMPQRIHFIMHHLDELGLAKRCHSLPARPATDAELLTCHSAEHLERLRATEKMKTRELRREGANYDSIYICSSTFACAQLAAGAACRLVEAVLAGEVLNGVAVVRPPGHHAEPDAACGFCFFNSVAVAARHAQAISGHALRILIVDWDIHHGNGTQHIFEEDPSVLYISLHRYDHGTFFPMGNEGACTRIGKATGTGFTVNVAWNGPRMGDADYLAAWHRLVLPVAYEFNPELVLVSAGFDAARGDPLGGCQVSPEGYAHLTHQLMGLANGHIILILEGGYNLTSISESMAACTRSLLGDPLPLLTRLRPPLSGAQASITKTIQVHRRYWRSLRVMKRKNKEELSSSKLITKKPSQPASPGLANVTTTVEGNILETGMGQAASEASVKESTPDQTESATAPVELTQGQSSDTATQGAALDQTISEGATGGAELIQNPPASCINNRIPPALPVQGATAQTSPSKLMANLRILDLDSTTQEPSEEEGLLGEAAGGQDTNESVPVQVFGDHADTDEDLLAVKNIAHQNKFGEDIPHSD; this is encoded by the exons ATGACCTCCACCGGTCAGGATTCCACCACACCCAAGGAGCGAAGGAGTAGGCACAATCCCCACTCTCCCACCCACGACTCCAGCATCACCTCG AAGCGAGGTGTTAAAAAGAGTGCCATACTCCGCTCCAGCCCCAGTCTAGCGGAGGTAAAGAAGAAAGGCAGAATGAAGAAGCTTAGCCAAACAGCCGAGCAAGACCTAATCATGGGGCTACAAGGGCTG AATCTGAACCTGGAGTCCAGGACACTGTCTGGCACTGGCTTGGTGTTCGATGAACAGCTAAATGAATTCCACTGCCTCTGGGATGACAG CTTCCCGGAACGCCCAGAGCGGCTCCATGCCATCAAGGAGCAACTGATCCAGGAGGGCCTCCTGGACCGCTGCGTGTCCTTTCAG GCCCGATTCGCTGAAAAGGAGGAGCTGATGTTGGTTCACAG CCTAGAATATATTGATCTGATGGAAACGACCCAGTACATGAACGAGGAGGAGCTCCACGTCCTAGCAGATACCTATGACTCAGTTTATCTGCATCCG AACTCATACACCTGTGCCTGCCTGGCCTCAGGCTCTGTCCTCAGGCTGGTGGATGCAGTCCTGGAGGCTGAGATCCGGAATGGCATGGCCATCATCAG gccTCCTGGACACCACGCCCAGCACAGTCTCATGGATGGATATTGCATGTTCAACCACGTGGCCGTGGCTGCCCGTTACGCTCAACAGAAGCATGATATTCAGAG GGTCCTTATTGTGGATTGGGATGTGCACCATGGTCAGGGAATACAGTTCGCCTTTGACCAAGATCCTAG TGTCCTCTATTTCTCCATCCACCGCTATGAGCAGGGTCGGTTCTGGCCCCATCTTAAGGCCTCTAATTGGTCCACCACAGGTTTAGGCCAAGGCCAGGGATACACCATCAATGTGCCTTGGAACCAG GTGGGGATGCAAGATGCTGACTACATCGCCGCTTTCCTTCACGTCCTCCTGCCAGTCGCATTTGAG TTCCAGCCCCAGCTGGTCCTGGTAGCTGCTGGATTTGATGCCCTCCAAGGGGACCCCAAG GGTGAGATGGCCGCCACTCCAGCAGGGTTCGCCCAGCTCACCCATCTGCTCATGGGTCTGGCAGAAGGCAAGCTGATCCTCTCACTGGAG GGTGGCTATAATCTCCACTCTCTGGCTGAAGGTGTCAGCGCCACCCTCCACACCCTTCTGGGTGACCCTTGTCCTGTGTTAGAGTCTCCTGGTGCCCCCTGCCCAAG TGCCCAGGCATCACTCTCCTGTACTCTGGAAGCCCTGGAACCCTTCTGGGAGAGCCTTGTGAGATCAG TTGAGAGCCTGGAAGAAAAGGACACTGTGGAGAAGGATGAtgtggaagagaaggaggaagagagactgCCACAGTCCCCTGAGCTCTCCGTTCCGATATGGCCAGTGGTGCAGGCTCGCACGGGGTTGGTCTATGACCAGCAGATGATGGACCACCACAACTTGTGGGATAA CTACCACCCTGAGATGCCCCAGCGGATCCACTTTATCATGCATCACCTGGATGAACTGGGCCTTGCCAAGCGCTGCCACTCCCTACCCGCAAGGCCCGCTACAGATGCTGAGCTGCTCACCTGCCACAG TGCTGAGCACTTGGAACGTCTGCGGGCCACGGAGAAGATGAAGACCCGGGAGCTGCGCCGCGAGGGTGCCAACTATGACTCCATCTACATCtgctccagcacttttgcctgcgCACAGCTGGCTGCAGGCGCCGCCTGTCGCCTGGTGGAGGCAGTACTGGCAGGAGAG gttTTAAATGGTGTTGCTGTAGTGCGACCTCCTGGCCACCATGCAGAGCCGGATGCAGcttgtggtttctgtttttttaattctgtggctGTGGCTGCTCGCCATGCCCAGGCCATCAGTGGGCATGCTCTGCG GATCCTGATCGTGGACTGGGACATCCATCATGGTAATGGAACTCAGCACATATTTGAGGAGGACCccag TGTGCTGTACATTTCCCTGCACCGCTATGATCATGGTACCTTCTTTCCCATGGGGAACGAGGGTGCCTGTACCCGGATAGGTAAAGCTACAGGCACAGGATTCACTGTCAATGTGGCCTGGAATGGACCCCGCATGGGTGATGCTGACTACCTGGCTGCCTGGCACCGTCTGGTGCTTCCTGTTGCTTACGAG tttaaCCCAGAACTCGTGCTGGTCTCAGCTGGCTTCGACGCTGCTCGGGGGGATCCTCTGGGCGGCTGCCAGGTGTCGCCTGAGGGCTATGCCCACCTCACCCACCAGCTGATGGGCTTGGCCAATGGCCATATCATCCTAATCCTAGAG GGTGGTTATAACCTGACGTCCATCTCAGAGTCCATGGCTGCCTGCACTCGCTCCCTTCTTGGGGATCCACTGCCCCTGCTCACCCGGCTGCGGCCCCCACTATCTGGAGCCCAGGCTTCTATCACTAAAACCATCCAAGTCCATCGAAGATACTGGCGCAGTTTGCGGGTCATGA AGCgcaaaaacaaagaggaactctccagttCTAAGTTGATCACCAAGAAGCCATCCCAACCAGCCAGTCCTGGGTTAGCCAATGTGACGACCACAGTGGAAGGGAACATCCTGGAGACAGGCATGGGACAGGCCGCCTCAGAAGCATCTGTGAAAGAGTCCACTCCAGATCAGACTGAGTCAGCGACAGCTCCAGTAGAACTTACTCAGGGCCAGTCCTCAGACACAGCCACACAAGGAGCTGCACTGGACCAGACCATCTCAGAGGGGGCCACAGGGGGAGCTGAACTGATCCAAAACCCTCCAGCCTCATGCATCAACAACAGGATTCCTCCTGCCTTACCCGTGCAAGGAGCCACAGCCCAGACATCCCCTAGTAAGCTGATGGCAAACCTCAGAATACTGGACCTAGATAGCACGACTCAG GAGCCCTCAGAAGAGGAAGGACTACTAGGAGAGGCAGCTGGAGGTCAGGACACAAATGAGTCAGTGCCAGTGCAGGTCTTTGGAGATCATGCTGACACTGACGAG GATCTCCTAGCAGTGAAGAACATCGCCCACCAGAACAAGTTTGGGGAAGACATACCCCATTCAGACTAA
- the HDAC6 gene encoding histone deacetylase 6 isoform X2 — translation MTSTGQDSTTPKERRSRHNPHSPTHDSSITSKRGVKKSAILRSSPSLAEVKKKGRMKKLSQTAEQDLIMGLQGLNLNLESRTLSGTGLVFDEQLNEFHCLWDDSFPERPERLHAIKEQLIQEGLLDRCVSFQARFAEKEELMLVHSLEYIDLMETTQYMNEEELHVLADTYDSVYLHPNSYTCACLASGSVLRLVDAVLEAEIRNGMAIIRPPGHHAQHSLMDGYCMFNHVAVAARYAQQKHDIQSVLYFSIHRYEQGRFWPHLKASNWSTTGLGQGQGYTINVPWNQVGMQDADYIAAFLHVLLPVAFEFQPQLVLVAAGFDALQGDPKGEMAATPAGFAQLTHLLMGLAEGKLILSLEGGYNLHSLAEGVSATLHTLLGDPCPVLESPGAPCPSAQASLSCTLEALEPFWESLVRSVESLEEKDTVEKDDVEEKEEERLPQSPELSVPIWPVVQARTGLVYDQQMMDHHNLWDNYHPEMPQRIHFIMHHLDELGLAKRCHSLPARPATDAELLTCHSAEHLERLRATEKMKTRELRREGANYDSIYICSSTFACAQLAAGAACRLVEAVLAGEVLNGVAVVRPPGHHAEPDAACGFCFFNSVAVAARHAQAISGHALRILIVDWDIHHGNGTQHIFEEDPSVLYISLHRYDHGTFFPMGNEGACTRIGKATGTGFTVNVAWNGPRMGDADYLAAWHRLVLPVAYEFNPELVLVSAGFDAARGDPLGGCQVSPEGYAHLTHQLMGLANGHIILILEGGYNLTSISESMAACTRSLLGDPLPLLTRLRPPLSGAQASITKTIQVHRRYWRSLRVMKRKNKEELSSSKLITKKPSQPASPGLANVTTTVEGNILETGMGQAASEASVKESTPDQTESATAPVELTQGQSSDTATQGAALDQTISEGATGGAELIQNPPASCINNRIPPALPVQGATAQTSPSKLMANLRILDLDSTTQEPSEEEGLLGEAAGGQDTNESVPVQVFGDHADTDEVMFYAVRPLLWCPHLAAVCPIPETGLNVTQPCQDCGTLQENWVCLSCYQVYCGRYINAHMLQHHEGSGHPLVLSYADLSAWCYHCQAYVHHKDLLAVKNIAHQNKFGEDIPHSD, via the exons ATGACCTCCACCGGTCAGGATTCCACCACACCCAAGGAGCGAAGGAGTAGGCACAATCCCCACTCTCCCACCCACGACTCCAGCATCACCTCG AAGCGAGGTGTTAAAAAGAGTGCCATACTCCGCTCCAGCCCCAGTCTAGCGGAGGTAAAGAAGAAAGGCAGAATGAAGAAGCTTAGCCAAACAGCCGAGCAAGACCTAATCATGGGGCTACAAGGGCTG AATCTGAACCTGGAGTCCAGGACACTGTCTGGCACTGGCTTGGTGTTCGATGAACAGCTAAATGAATTCCACTGCCTCTGGGATGACAG CTTCCCGGAACGCCCAGAGCGGCTCCATGCCATCAAGGAGCAACTGATCCAGGAGGGCCTCCTGGACCGCTGCGTGTCCTTTCAG GCCCGATTCGCTGAAAAGGAGGAGCTGATGTTGGTTCACAG CCTAGAATATATTGATCTGATGGAAACGACCCAGTACATGAACGAGGAGGAGCTCCACGTCCTAGCAGATACCTATGACTCAGTTTATCTGCATCCG AACTCATACACCTGTGCCTGCCTGGCCTCAGGCTCTGTCCTCAGGCTGGTGGATGCAGTCCTGGAGGCTGAGATCCGGAATGGCATGGCCATCATCAG gccTCCTGGACACCACGCCCAGCACAGTCTCATGGATGGATATTGCATGTTCAACCACGTGGCCGTGGCTGCCCGTTACGCTCAACAGAAGCATGATATTCAGAG TGTCCTCTATTTCTCCATCCACCGCTATGAGCAGGGTCGGTTCTGGCCCCATCTTAAGGCCTCTAATTGGTCCACCACAGGTTTAGGCCAAGGCCAGGGATACACCATCAATGTGCCTTGGAACCAG GTGGGGATGCAAGATGCTGACTACATCGCCGCTTTCCTTCACGTCCTCCTGCCAGTCGCATTTGAG TTCCAGCCCCAGCTGGTCCTGGTAGCTGCTGGATTTGATGCCCTCCAAGGGGACCCCAAG GGTGAGATGGCCGCCACTCCAGCAGGGTTCGCCCAGCTCACCCATCTGCTCATGGGTCTGGCAGAAGGCAAGCTGATCCTCTCACTGGAG GGTGGCTATAATCTCCACTCTCTGGCTGAAGGTGTCAGCGCCACCCTCCACACCCTTCTGGGTGACCCTTGTCCTGTGTTAGAGTCTCCTGGTGCCCCCTGCCCAAG TGCCCAGGCATCACTCTCCTGTACTCTGGAAGCCCTGGAACCCTTCTGGGAGAGCCTTGTGAGATCAG TTGAGAGCCTGGAAGAAAAGGACACTGTGGAGAAGGATGAtgtggaagagaaggaggaagagagactgCCACAGTCCCCTGAGCTCTCCGTTCCGATATGGCCAGTGGTGCAGGCTCGCACGGGGTTGGTCTATGACCAGCAGATGATGGACCACCACAACTTGTGGGATAA CTACCACCCTGAGATGCCCCAGCGGATCCACTTTATCATGCATCACCTGGATGAACTGGGCCTTGCCAAGCGCTGCCACTCCCTACCCGCAAGGCCCGCTACAGATGCTGAGCTGCTCACCTGCCACAG TGCTGAGCACTTGGAACGTCTGCGGGCCACGGAGAAGATGAAGACCCGGGAGCTGCGCCGCGAGGGTGCCAACTATGACTCCATCTACATCtgctccagcacttttgcctgcgCACAGCTGGCTGCAGGCGCCGCCTGTCGCCTGGTGGAGGCAGTACTGGCAGGAGAG gttTTAAATGGTGTTGCTGTAGTGCGACCTCCTGGCCACCATGCAGAGCCGGATGCAGcttgtggtttctgtttttttaattctgtggctGTGGCTGCTCGCCATGCCCAGGCCATCAGTGGGCATGCTCTGCG GATCCTGATCGTGGACTGGGACATCCATCATGGTAATGGAACTCAGCACATATTTGAGGAGGACCccag TGTGCTGTACATTTCCCTGCACCGCTATGATCATGGTACCTTCTTTCCCATGGGGAACGAGGGTGCCTGTACCCGGATAGGTAAAGCTACAGGCACAGGATTCACTGTCAATGTGGCCTGGAATGGACCCCGCATGGGTGATGCTGACTACCTGGCTGCCTGGCACCGTCTGGTGCTTCCTGTTGCTTACGAG tttaaCCCAGAACTCGTGCTGGTCTCAGCTGGCTTCGACGCTGCTCGGGGGGATCCTCTGGGCGGCTGCCAGGTGTCGCCTGAGGGCTATGCCCACCTCACCCACCAGCTGATGGGCTTGGCCAATGGCCATATCATCCTAATCCTAGAG GGTGGTTATAACCTGACGTCCATCTCAGAGTCCATGGCTGCCTGCACTCGCTCCCTTCTTGGGGATCCACTGCCCCTGCTCACCCGGCTGCGGCCCCCACTATCTGGAGCCCAGGCTTCTATCACTAAAACCATCCAAGTCCATCGAAGATACTGGCGCAGTTTGCGGGTCATGA AGCgcaaaaacaaagaggaactctccagttCTAAGTTGATCACCAAGAAGCCATCCCAACCAGCCAGTCCTGGGTTAGCCAATGTGACGACCACAGTGGAAGGGAACATCCTGGAGACAGGCATGGGACAGGCCGCCTCAGAAGCATCTGTGAAAGAGTCCACTCCAGATCAGACTGAGTCAGCGACAGCTCCAGTAGAACTTACTCAGGGCCAGTCCTCAGACACAGCCACACAAGGAGCTGCACTGGACCAGACCATCTCAGAGGGGGCCACAGGGGGAGCTGAACTGATCCAAAACCCTCCAGCCTCATGCATCAACAACAGGATTCCTCCTGCCTTACCCGTGCAAGGAGCCACAGCCCAGACATCCCCTAGTAAGCTGATGGCAAACCTCAGAATACTGGACCTAGATAGCACGACTCAG GAGCCCTCAGAAGAGGAAGGACTACTAGGAGAGGCAGCTGGAGGTCAGGACACAAATGAGTCAGTGCCAGTGCAGGTCTTTGGAGATCATGCTGACACTGACGAG GTCATGTTTTATGCCGTGAGACCACTGCTTTGGTGTCCTCATTTGGCGGCAGTATGCCCCATACCTGAGACAGGGCTGAATGTGACCCAACCTTGTCAGGACTGTGGAACACTCCAGGAGAACTGGGTGTGTCTGTCTTGCTATCAG GTCTACTGCGGTCGTTACATCAACGCTCATATGCTCCAGCACCATGAAGGTTCAGGACACCCACTAGTACTCAGCTATGCCGACCTGTCTGCCTGGTGTTACCACTGTCAGGCCTATGTCCACCACAAG GATCTCCTAGCAGTGAAGAACATCGCCCACCAGAACAAGTTTGGGGAAGACATACCCCATTCAGACTAA
- the HDAC6 gene encoding histone deacetylase 6 isoform X4, which produces MTSTGQDSTTPKERRSRHNPHSPTHDSSITSKRGVKKSAILRSSPSLAEVKKKGRMKKLSQTAEQDLIMGLQGLNLNLESRTLSGTGLVFDEQLNEFHCLWDDSFPERPERLHAIKEQLIQEGLLDRCVSFQARFAEKEELMLVHR; this is translated from the exons ATGACCTCCACCGGTCAGGATTCCACCACACCCAAGGAGCGAAGGAGTAGGCACAATCCCCACTCTCCCACCCACGACTCCAGCATCACCTCG AAGCGAGGTGTTAAAAAGAGTGCCATACTCCGCTCCAGCCCCAGTCTAGCGGAGGTAAAGAAGAAAGGCAGAATGAAGAAGCTTAGCCAAACAGCCGAGCAAGACCTAATCATGGGGCTACAAGGGCTG AATCTGAACCTGGAGTCCAGGACACTGTCTGGCACTGGCTTGGTGTTCGATGAACAGCTAAATGAATTCCACTGCCTCTGGGATGACAG CTTCCCGGAACGCCCAGAGCGGCTCCATGCCATCAAGGAGCAACTGATCCAGGAGGGCCTCCTGGACCGCTGCGTGTCCTTTCAG GCCCGATTCGCTGAAAAGGAGGAGCTGATGTTGGTTCACAGGTGA
- the HDAC6 gene encoding histone deacetylase 6 isoform X1, giving the protein MTSTGQDSTTPKERRSRHNPHSPTHDSSITSKRGVKKSAILRSSPSLAEVKKKGRMKKLSQTAEQDLIMGLQGLNLNLESRTLSGTGLVFDEQLNEFHCLWDDSFPERPERLHAIKEQLIQEGLLDRCVSFQARFAEKEELMLVHSLEYIDLMETTQYMNEEELHVLADTYDSVYLHPNSYTCACLASGSVLRLVDAVLEAEIRNGMAIIRPPGHHAQHSLMDGYCMFNHVAVAARYAQQKHDIQRVLIVDWDVHHGQGIQFAFDQDPSVLYFSIHRYEQGRFWPHLKASNWSTTGLGQGQGYTINVPWNQVGMQDADYIAAFLHVLLPVAFEFQPQLVLVAAGFDALQGDPKGEMAATPAGFAQLTHLLMGLAEGKLILSLEGGYNLHSLAEGVSATLHTLLGDPCPVLESPGAPCPSAQASLSCTLEALEPFWESLVRSVESLEEKDTVEKDDVEEKEEERLPQSPELSVPIWPVVQARTGLVYDQQMMDHHNLWDNYHPEMPQRIHFIMHHLDELGLAKRCHSLPARPATDAELLTCHSAEHLERLRATEKMKTRELRREGANYDSIYICSSTFACAQLAAGAACRLVEAVLAGEVLNGVAVVRPPGHHAEPDAACGFCFFNSVAVAARHAQAISGHALRILIVDWDIHHGNGTQHIFEEDPSVLYISLHRYDHGTFFPMGNEGACTRIGKATGTGFTVNVAWNGPRMGDADYLAAWHRLVLPVAYEFNPELVLVSAGFDAARGDPLGGCQVSPEGYAHLTHQLMGLANGHIILILEGGYNLTSISESMAACTRSLLGDPLPLLTRLRPPLSGAQASITKTIQVHRRYWRSLRVMKRKNKEELSSSKLITKKPSQPASPGLANVTTTVEGNILETGMGQAASEASVKESTPDQTESATAPVELTQGQSSDTATQGAALDQTISEGATGGAELIQNPPASCINNRIPPALPVQGATAQTSPSKLMANLRILDLDSTTQEPSEEEGLLGEAAGGQDTNESVPVQVFGDHADTDEVMFYAVRPLLWCPHLAAVCPIPETGLNVTQPCQDCGTLQENWVCLSCYQVYCGRYINAHMLQHHEGSGHPLVLSYADLSAWCYHCQAYVHHKDLLAVKNIAHQNKFGEDIPHSD; this is encoded by the exons ATGACCTCCACCGGTCAGGATTCCACCACACCCAAGGAGCGAAGGAGTAGGCACAATCCCCACTCTCCCACCCACGACTCCAGCATCACCTCG AAGCGAGGTGTTAAAAAGAGTGCCATACTCCGCTCCAGCCCCAGTCTAGCGGAGGTAAAGAAGAAAGGCAGAATGAAGAAGCTTAGCCAAACAGCCGAGCAAGACCTAATCATGGGGCTACAAGGGCTG AATCTGAACCTGGAGTCCAGGACACTGTCTGGCACTGGCTTGGTGTTCGATGAACAGCTAAATGAATTCCACTGCCTCTGGGATGACAG CTTCCCGGAACGCCCAGAGCGGCTCCATGCCATCAAGGAGCAACTGATCCAGGAGGGCCTCCTGGACCGCTGCGTGTCCTTTCAG GCCCGATTCGCTGAAAAGGAGGAGCTGATGTTGGTTCACAG CCTAGAATATATTGATCTGATGGAAACGACCCAGTACATGAACGAGGAGGAGCTCCACGTCCTAGCAGATACCTATGACTCAGTTTATCTGCATCCG AACTCATACACCTGTGCCTGCCTGGCCTCAGGCTCTGTCCTCAGGCTGGTGGATGCAGTCCTGGAGGCTGAGATCCGGAATGGCATGGCCATCATCAG gccTCCTGGACACCACGCCCAGCACAGTCTCATGGATGGATATTGCATGTTCAACCACGTGGCCGTGGCTGCCCGTTACGCTCAACAGAAGCATGATATTCAGAG GGTCCTTATTGTGGATTGGGATGTGCACCATGGTCAGGGAATACAGTTCGCCTTTGACCAAGATCCTAG TGTCCTCTATTTCTCCATCCACCGCTATGAGCAGGGTCGGTTCTGGCCCCATCTTAAGGCCTCTAATTGGTCCACCACAGGTTTAGGCCAAGGCCAGGGATACACCATCAATGTGCCTTGGAACCAG GTGGGGATGCAAGATGCTGACTACATCGCCGCTTTCCTTCACGTCCTCCTGCCAGTCGCATTTGAG TTCCAGCCCCAGCTGGTCCTGGTAGCTGCTGGATTTGATGCCCTCCAAGGGGACCCCAAG GGTGAGATGGCCGCCACTCCAGCAGGGTTCGCCCAGCTCACCCATCTGCTCATGGGTCTGGCAGAAGGCAAGCTGATCCTCTCACTGGAG GGTGGCTATAATCTCCACTCTCTGGCTGAAGGTGTCAGCGCCACCCTCCACACCCTTCTGGGTGACCCTTGTCCTGTGTTAGAGTCTCCTGGTGCCCCCTGCCCAAG TGCCCAGGCATCACTCTCCTGTACTCTGGAAGCCCTGGAACCCTTCTGGGAGAGCCTTGTGAGATCAG TTGAGAGCCTGGAAGAAAAGGACACTGTGGAGAAGGATGAtgtggaagagaaggaggaagagagactgCCACAGTCCCCTGAGCTCTCCGTTCCGATATGGCCAGTGGTGCAGGCTCGCACGGGGTTGGTCTATGACCAGCAGATGATGGACCACCACAACTTGTGGGATAA CTACCACCCTGAGATGCCCCAGCGGATCCACTTTATCATGCATCACCTGGATGAACTGGGCCTTGCCAAGCGCTGCCACTCCCTACCCGCAAGGCCCGCTACAGATGCTGAGCTGCTCACCTGCCACAG TGCTGAGCACTTGGAACGTCTGCGGGCCACGGAGAAGATGAAGACCCGGGAGCTGCGCCGCGAGGGTGCCAACTATGACTCCATCTACATCtgctccagcacttttgcctgcgCACAGCTGGCTGCAGGCGCCGCCTGTCGCCTGGTGGAGGCAGTACTGGCAGGAGAG gttTTAAATGGTGTTGCTGTAGTGCGACCTCCTGGCCACCATGCAGAGCCGGATGCAGcttgtggtttctgtttttttaattctgtggctGTGGCTGCTCGCCATGCCCAGGCCATCAGTGGGCATGCTCTGCG GATCCTGATCGTGGACTGGGACATCCATCATGGTAATGGAACTCAGCACATATTTGAGGAGGACCccag TGTGCTGTACATTTCCCTGCACCGCTATGATCATGGTACCTTCTTTCCCATGGGGAACGAGGGTGCCTGTACCCGGATAGGTAAAGCTACAGGCACAGGATTCACTGTCAATGTGGCCTGGAATGGACCCCGCATGGGTGATGCTGACTACCTGGCTGCCTGGCACCGTCTGGTGCTTCCTGTTGCTTACGAG tttaaCCCAGAACTCGTGCTGGTCTCAGCTGGCTTCGACGCTGCTCGGGGGGATCCTCTGGGCGGCTGCCAGGTGTCGCCTGAGGGCTATGCCCACCTCACCCACCAGCTGATGGGCTTGGCCAATGGCCATATCATCCTAATCCTAGAG GGTGGTTATAACCTGACGTCCATCTCAGAGTCCATGGCTGCCTGCACTCGCTCCCTTCTTGGGGATCCACTGCCCCTGCTCACCCGGCTGCGGCCCCCACTATCTGGAGCCCAGGCTTCTATCACTAAAACCATCCAAGTCCATCGAAGATACTGGCGCAGTTTGCGGGTCATGA AGCgcaaaaacaaagaggaactctccagttCTAAGTTGATCACCAAGAAGCCATCCCAACCAGCCAGTCCTGGGTTAGCCAATGTGACGACCACAGTGGAAGGGAACATCCTGGAGACAGGCATGGGACAGGCCGCCTCAGAAGCATCTGTGAAAGAGTCCACTCCAGATCAGACTGAGTCAGCGACAGCTCCAGTAGAACTTACTCAGGGCCAGTCCTCAGACACAGCCACACAAGGAGCTGCACTGGACCAGACCATCTCAGAGGGGGCCACAGGGGGAGCTGAACTGATCCAAAACCCTCCAGCCTCATGCATCAACAACAGGATTCCTCCTGCCTTACCCGTGCAAGGAGCCACAGCCCAGACATCCCCTAGTAAGCTGATGGCAAACCTCAGAATACTGGACCTAGATAGCACGACTCAG GAGCCCTCAGAAGAGGAAGGACTACTAGGAGAGGCAGCTGGAGGTCAGGACACAAATGAGTCAGTGCCAGTGCAGGTCTTTGGAGATCATGCTGACACTGACGAG GTCATGTTTTATGCCGTGAGACCACTGCTTTGGTGTCCTCATTTGGCGGCAGTATGCCCCATACCTGAGACAGGGCTGAATGTGACCCAACCTTGTCAGGACTGTGGAACACTCCAGGAGAACTGGGTGTGTCTGTCTTGCTATCAG GTCTACTGCGGTCGTTACATCAACGCTCATATGCTCCAGCACCATGAAGGTTCAGGACACCCACTAGTACTCAGCTATGCCGACCTGTCTGCCTGGTGTTACCACTGTCAGGCCTATGTCCACCACAAG GATCTCCTAGCAGTGAAGAACATCGCCCACCAGAACAAGTTTGGGGAAGACATACCCCATTCAGACTAA